The Edaphobacter flagellatus sequence CGATGTCGCCTTTTTCCACCTTGGCAAGCTGCGAGGGTTCGATCTTGGCATTGTTGCCGCGCGCCGCTACGGCGACCCCCAGAACGACGGCGACGACGAGGGCGATAAGGCCGCCCCAGATCCAGAGTTTGCGCTTTTGCTTTCGCTGTGTGGCCAAGGTCGAGCTCCAAATATTTAAATACCGCTTCGGAGGTAGGGTACGCAGGAGGGTGCGACCCGGTTCCATGAAAGTTTCGGGATGAACCGATCTTTAGACGGATCGGCAGGCAAAGGGAGAGGGACGTGAAACCGCTTATCCGTCTTTATTTATAGCTGAGGGAATTTTAATCTGAATACCCTCTGATGGCGGATTACCGGAAGGTGTCAGGCGTATTTACGCAGGACGCCGAGGACCTTGCCCTGAATGCTGACGCTGTCGGCAGGGGCGAAGATGGGTGCCATCTCCGTGTTGGAGGGCTGGAGGCGGATCATGCTGCCCTCGCGGTAGAAGCGCTTGAGGGTGGCGTCGGAGCCGTCAACGAGCGCGACGATGATTTCGCCTTCGCGAGCGGTGCGGGTGCGTTCGACCAGGACGTAGTCTCCGGAGACGATGTGCTCGTCGCGCATGGAGTCGCCACGGACTTCGAGGGCGAAGACCTCGCGGTTGCCGATGATGTCGCCGAGCGAGATGCTTTCAGCGGTTTCGATTGCCTCAACGGGCTTGCCTGCGGCGATGCGTCCGAGCAGGGGAAGGCGCTCTCCGCCACGTTTGGGGCGAGCGGGGAGGACGTCGATGGAGCGACTGCGATTATGCGCACGTTGCAGCAGGCCTTTGTTCTGCAGGTTGGTGATGTGTTTATGCACGGTGGCGAGCGAGCTGAGGCCGAGGCCGCTGGCGATCTCTTCGTACGAAGGCGAGTAGCCGTTCTTTTGCGTGAAGCTGGAGAGAAAGTCGATGACCTCTTTTTGCCGCCGTGTGATAGCCATGCGGGAATTGTAGCGAATAAAAAGCGAATTGCAATAGCTAAGTTGATTCCACGAAAAGGAGGGCTCAAGCAGGGTGCGTCATTCCCGTTTTGAAAACATGTGTCGCAAAAAGATTCACAGGACTCTTGATTGCAAAGGAGCAATCGCACAAGGTAAGAGGACGCCGCGGGGTTGGTCGTACCGGTCCAAAGAGATCTGCGAGCCTGGCGGTGTTCTGCTGAACCGAGGAGATGCGATGCAGGTTTTGATTGTTGAAGATGATGCTGCTTTGGGTGTGTTTCTTGAGAAAGGACTGAAGCTTGAGGGACACGAGGTGACACGGGTTGAAGACGGAGAGGCCGCACTGGAGCGGGCACGGCAGGACAGGCCGGACCTGATGGTGTTGGATCTAAGTCTTCCTAAAAAAGACGGTGTGGAGGTGCTGGAGGAGCTGCGCGGTGAACTCGACGGTACGGCTGTGCTGGTGCTGACGGGGCGGAGCATGGTGGAGGAGAGAGTCCGGTGCCTGAACCTGGGTGCGGACGATTGTCTGCTGAAGCCTTTCAGCTTTCATGAGCTGACGGCGCGTTGCCGGGCGCTGCTGCGCAGGAAGGAACGCTTTGCCGATCCAGTGCTGCGTCAGGCGGGGGTGGAACTGAATCGCATGGAGCGGCGTGTGCTGCACGGTGGCCAGCATGTGGAGCTGACGGTCAAGGAGTTCAGCCTGCTGGAGTACCTGATGCGGCGTCCGGGGCGTTGTGTCAGCCGTGCGGAGCTGCTGCGAGAGGTGTGGCAGATGTCCCCGGATGCGGGCACGAACGTGGTGGACGTGTATGTGAACTACCTGCGCAGAAAGCTGGGTGCGGTGTCGGTTGCCGAGGATGCGGATGGACACTCGGTGATTGAGACGGTGCGCGGCGAAGGCTATCGCGTAAGAGTAACGGCTGCGAAAAAGCCCGTTGCTCGTATCGGCAATTATGCAGCCAGCGCTGCGATGGCTGGTGCATAGTATGGCCGCGTCGCATGTGATGGAAGAGGGGCTGACCGAGCGAATCGATGAGATGCTGCATAGTCTTTGCCAGCCATTGACGGTGCTGCAGTGCAGGCTCGCGTTGGGTGAACTGAATGGGGAGCCTGCTGCGATGCGTTCGGCGATTGGCGAGGCGCTGAACCAGTGTGCGCGCATAAACCGTATGGTTGGCGCGATGCGCGAGATGCTGCTCGAGGCCGGCGATCGAGAACAACAGACGAAGTAGAGAGTTGATGGGGGCCATGATGAACGGGACAGGTGCGTTGTTGGAAGAAACGCTGGGGTTAGAGGCGATGTCGGCGCGTACGGTGGTACTGGCGAGTGCGGATGCTGCGATCCGTTCGCGTCTGCGAATCTCGCTGACAGAACTGCGATGGGAGGTGCATGAGGCTGCGGGTGGAGCAGAAGCGATCGCGCAACTGGAGTTGTTGCGCCCAGAAGCGCTGCTGGTGGATAGCTGGTTGCCCGATCTGGAAGCGAGCGAGTTTGCCGGACAGATACGCATGATGTATCCGGGTGTGGACTTGATGCGGATGGATGGGGGAGAGGCAGGAGAAGCACGCAGCCCGAGGAGGAATGAACTTCTTCACGCACTGCGCGAAGTGCAGGGCGGTGCGGCGAACGATACGGCGGCATGGAATGCGGCCCCTGCGGCTGTGCCGCTGTCCTCAGTGCGCGTTCCGGGGCAGGCTCCTGTGGACGAGGTGCGGGTGACGGCCCTGTTGCCGGAGATGGTAGGGGCGAGTGAGCCGATGCGCGAGCTGTCGGAATTGATCCGGCTGGTGGCTCCGCGATCTTCGACCGTACTGATCGAAGGTGAGACGGGAACGGGCAAAGAGATTGTGGCAAAGGCGATTCATCGGCTGAGTGATCGCGCGTCGAAGCCGTTTGTTGTGTTGAACTGCGCGGCGATTCCAGAGTCTTTGCTGGAGGCCGAGCTGTTTGGACATACGCGGGGTGCATTTACCGGAGCGGTGCAGTCGCGGACGGGGCGCATTGAGGCAGCGCATGGAGGGACGCTGTTTCTCGACGAGATTGGAGAGATGCCGCTGGCGCTGCAGGCGAAGATGCTGCGCTTCCTGGAGTATGGCGAGCTGCAGCGTGTCGGCGACAACGAGACGATGCGCGTGGATGTGAGAGTGGTGGCGGCGACGCATCAGCCGCTGGAGCTGAGAGCTGCGGAGGGAAGTTTTCGACTGGACTTGTATCACCGGCTGGCGGTGTTTCCGGTTGAGGTCCCTTCGCTGCGTGCGCGGATGGAAGATATACCGCTGCTGGCAGAGCACATTCTTTCGATGCTGGGACAGAAGGCTCCGCGCAAGCGACTGAGTAGTGAGGCTCTGGAAAGATTGAAGGGGCATTACTGGCCGGGCAATGTGCGTGAATTGATGCATGTGCTGGAGCGCGCTGCGATTCTTGCGGCGGACAAGATGGAGATTGGCCCGGATGAGATACGGTATCGACGGGCTTCACGGGGATAGTTTCAGACAAGGTTGTCCATTCGCTTAGAGCGCTCTCATTCGAGGGCGCTTTTTTTTGGCGCGCGAAGTGCATAGAGACAGGCGGAGGAGTTTCTATGCAGGTGACGACGGCTTTGAGCGATGCGTTAGGGCGGTATCTAGACCTGACGGGGGAACAGATGAAGCTGACGGCAAGCAATATGGCCAATGTGGACACGCCTGGGTACAAGACGCAGGGGTTCGATTTTGAGCAGGAGTTTGCGCGGCAGCTTACGGGGGCAGGCTCGACGGGCTTCGCGCAGCCTGCGGCCCAGGATGTGGATGGGTTGGTGACGCGGCCGGATGGCAACAATGTGTCGATGGATCGCGAGGGGATTCAGCTGGCGAAGTCGCAGCTGCAGTTTCGGCTTGGCGTAGAGCTATTGAAGCATGAGTATTCGACGGTGATGAGCGCGATCCATGCGGAGGCGAAATAAGCGATGAATCTTTTTGGCGTGATGGACGTGAGTGCGTCGGCGTTGAAGGCTGAGCGTGTGCGCGCTGAGGTGGTCGCCGCGAATATGGCGAATGCGGAAACGACGCGAACGGCGGACGGCGACCCGTATCAGAGGCATCATGTGGTCTTTGAAGCAGAGGGCGCTGAGAGTTTCAAGCACTCGCTGGTGAACCATCTGGGTGGGTCAGGGGTGGGCTCGATGCGGTTGGGCAGATCGGTGACGGCGGATACGTCGGTGGACGGAGGCGTTGCGGTGACGGGAGTGATCAGCGATGCAAGCGCGCCGCTGCGCCGCTATGACCCGCAGCACCCGGATGCAGGGCCAGATGGCTATGTGTCGTATCCGGATATCAATCCGCTGACAGAGATGGTGGATCTGATGGGAGCGCAGCGCTCGTATGGAGCGAATGCGTCGGCGATACAGGCGGAGAAGAACATGGTGGCTTCTTCGCTGGACATTCTGAAGTGATACAGCGTGAGCAGAGAGACGGAGGCAAGCGATGAGTGGAGCGAGTGTGTTTTCTAGTGTTGCGCAGCAGGTGAGCTCGATTGCCAGCGGAGTGAAGAGTGAGCAGAAGCGTACGCCGGATGCTCCGTTTGCCGGAGTGCTGAAGACGATGGTGGACACGACGAACGAGCTGGATCGCAAGGCGTCGGAGACGGTGACCGGACTGCTGAACGGGAAGGGCGTGGAGATTCACGATGCAATGATTGCGACGCAGAAGGCGGACATGGCCTTTGAGCTTGCATTGCAGGTGAGGAACAAGGCGGTCGCGGTCTATCAGCAGATGATGACGATGCAGTTTTAGTTTTGTGCGAACAGAACTCCTTCGAATGTGAGCGAGGCAGATGGCAGAGACGGAACAGCAGCAGAGCGCGGGACTCGAAAGAGCGGAGCGGGCTGGTATAGGCGTTCAGGCGGGCGCAGCAGGAAAAGTGATGGCAGCCGTTACGGTTCTGCGTGAACGGCTGATGGCACTGCCTGCGGCAAAGCGGACGTGGCTTTTGGCCGCTGCCGCATTTGTTGCTGCGGTGGGAGCTGCGATGGCGTGGTATGCGGGGCGCACGGATTGGCGGCCGCTGTTCAGTGGCCTGGATGCCAAAGACATGCAGCAGGTTTCGCAGGAGTTGTCTGCGGCAGGGATTCAGTACCGCATGACAGCGGATGGCGGCGGAATCGAGGTGCCTGCCGAATCGGTGGACAAGGCGCGCATGGAAGTTGCGACGAAGGGAATGCCGCAGACGGGAAGGCTGGGGTTCGAGCTGTTCGACAAGCCGAACTGGGTAGGTAGTGAGTTTGACGAGAAGGTGAACTATCAACGGGCGCTTGAGGGCGAGCTGGAGCACACGATTGCAGCGCTGGGTGCGGTGCGTTCGGCGAGAGTACATCTGGTGCTGCCGCAGCAGTCGTTGTTTACGTCGGAGGAGCGGGCAGCGAAGGCTTCGGTGGTGCTGAAGCTGAAACGTGCATCGCTGAGCGAAGAACAGGTGGAGGCGATTCGCAGCCTGGTGGCGGGCGCGGTAGAGAACCTGAGCCCGGAGAATGTGGCTTTGGTGGATGCAGATGGGCGGGCGAATTTTCGTCCTCGATCGAAGAGTGGTATGGAGGCGGATGTTGAGCAGGCGATGGAGGCGAAGCTGGTGGCAATGCTGGAGCCATTGGCAGGCCGTGACAATGTCCGCGCAACGGTGAATGTGAGCTATGAAGAAGGATTGGAAGAGCGAACGGATGAGGTTTACGATCCGAACCAGTCGGCGACGCTGAGTCTACAGAAGAGCGAGCAGACACAGACGCAACCAGTGAAGGCGACAGGGGTGCCAGGTACGGCGAGCAACTCGCCTGCGGGTGCGCCTGCGGGTGCGGTGCAGGGTTCGGCGGCTGCGGCTGCTCCGGGGACGCCGCCGCTGCTACAGAAGGAGGCACTGCCGGTGTATCCGCAACAGGGATATGGTGCGGGGCAGAGTATTCATGAAGAGAACGGAACATATGGTGTGAGCAAACATGTTGTTCACACAGAGCAGGCTCCGGGGCGAGTGCGACGCGTGACGGCTGCAGTGGTTGTGAATGATCGCGCGATGGCTGAGGGGACAGGTAAGGCTGAGCACACGGTATGGAAGCCACGTAACGCGGATGAGATGCGCAGGCTGGAACAGTTGGCGGAGGCCGCCGTGGGATATGACGTCAAGCGTGGCGACCAGGTCGTGGTGGAGAACGTAAGCTTCAGTTCGAACGCGCCTGACGTGAAGCCGCCAGTCATGACACAGGTGATGGAGCAGGCGCGAGCGCTGGCTCGCACGCAGCCAGGTTTGGCACGTACAGCAGTTCTTGGTGCACTTGGAGTGTTGCTGGTGCTGTTTGTTTTGCGGCCGATCGCAGGGCAGGTGACCGCGACGTTGCGTGAGCCGATGTTGCTGGAGAAGGGAAGAGAGACGGCAGAGCTTGGTGCTGGAGCATCTGAGCCGGAGTTGCTGGAGCCTACGGTTCCGATTCATGCGAGTTTGCCGGTAGCGACACGCGCCGGAATGAAAGAACAGTTGCAGCAGAAGGGGATCTTTGAGCAGGTGGCGGAGCATATCCGTCGCGAACCGGCGCAGAGCACGAGGCTGCTTGAGGCGTGGATCGGGTCGGGAGAGGAGACGGAGGCATGATGGCAGGGATGCAGAGCGCAACAACGCAGCGTATGCCGCTGATGCTGCCCGAGGATGCCGGTTTTGCTCCGGCAGAGATACCTGGGCTGCGTAAGGCCGCGATTCTTCTGGTAGCAGTTGGCGATGAGCTGGCCAAGACATTGCTGCAAAGCTTGTCGGAGGGTGATGTGCATCGCGTGACGGAAGAGATCACGCGGCTGGGTGAGATTCCGGCGCAGCAGCTGACACAGGTGATGACGGAGTTCTACGGCCTGCTGGAGACGCAGCAATACATGGTGCGCGGCGGTCCGGAGTTTGCTTTGCGCGTGCTGACGGAGGCCTTCGGTGCGACGAAGGCAGAGAGCATGCTGGCACAGGTGAAACGGATTCGCGAGCGCGCCAACAGCGATATGGCGGTTCTGCAGAGGATGGATCCGCAGCAGCTAAGTAAGTTTCTTGAGACGGAGCATCCGCAGACAATTGCACTGGTGCTGGCGCATGTCGATGCCAAGCGTGGCTCGATGATCTTGATGCAGTTGGCGCCAGCGTTGCGTGTGGATGTGGTGAAGCGATTGGCGGAGATGCGGCAGTTCTCGTCGGAGATGGCGCAGAAGGTGGCGTTCGTACTGCATCGCAGGCTGGAAGGGGCCGGCTCGGGCCGCAAGTCGTACTCGGGATTCAAAGCCGTTGCCGAATTGTTGAATCGTGTGGAGCAAACGGCGAGCAAAGGAATTCTGGAAGAGATTGAACAACAGGAGCCGCAGCTGGCCATTGGCATCAGGAATCTGATGTTCACCTTTGAAGATTTGTTGACTGTTCCGCCGGAGAGTATTCGCGAGTTTGTTGCGGCTGCGGATAAGCGGGTGATCGCCATGGCCTTGAAGGGGAGCCGGGAGAATCTGCGGGCGCATCTGTTTAAGGCTATGAGCTCGCGTGCGGTGGAGATGCTGAAGGAAGACATGGAGGTGATGGGCCCGGTGCGGATGAAGGACGTCGGACTGGCTCAGCAGGAGCTGCTGGCTTTGGCGCGGCAACTGGAGGCCGAGGGCAAGATGATCTTGAAGATGGGGGCCGACGATGACCTTGCAGTAT is a genomic window containing:
- the lexA gene encoding transcriptional repressor LexA — its product is MAITRRQKEVIDFLSSFTQKNGYSPSYEEIASGLGLSSLATVHKHITNLQNKGLLQRAHNRSRSIDVLPARPKRGGERLPLLGRIAAGKPVEAIETAESISLGDIIGNREVFALEVRGDSMRDEHIVSGDYVLVERTRTAREGEIIVALVDGSDATLKRFYREGSMIRLQPSNTEMAPIFAPADSVSIQGKVLGVLRKYA
- a CDS encoding response regulator transcription factor, translated to MQVLIVEDDAALGVFLEKGLKLEGHEVTRVEDGEAALERARQDRPDLMVLDLSLPKKDGVEVLEELRGELDGTAVLVLTGRSMVEERVRCLNLGADDCLLKPFSFHELTARCRALLRRKERFADPVLRQAGVELNRMERRVLHGGQHVELTVKEFSLLEYLMRRPGRCVSRAELLREVWQMSPDAGTNVVDVYVNYLRRKLGAVSVAEDADGHSVIETVRGEGYRVRVTAAKKPVARIGNYAASAAMAGA
- a CDS encoding sigma-54 interaction domain-containing protein, which encodes MMNGTGALLEETLGLEAMSARTVVLASADAAIRSRLRISLTELRWEVHEAAGGAEAIAQLELLRPEALLVDSWLPDLEASEFAGQIRMMYPGVDLMRMDGGEAGEARSPRRNELLHALREVQGGAANDTAAWNAAPAAVPLSSVRVPGQAPVDEVRVTALLPEMVGASEPMRELSELIRLVAPRSSTVLIEGETGTGKEIVAKAIHRLSDRASKPFVVLNCAAIPESLLEAELFGHTRGAFTGAVQSRTGRIEAAHGGTLFLDEIGEMPLALQAKMLRFLEYGELQRVGDNETMRVDVRVVAATHQPLELRAAEGSFRLDLYHRLAVFPVEVPSLRARMEDIPLLAEHILSMLGQKAPRKRLSSEALERLKGHYWPGNVRELMHVLERAAILAADKMEIGPDEIRYRRASRG
- the flgB gene encoding flagellar basal body rod protein FlgB, with protein sequence MQVTTALSDALGRYLDLTGEQMKLTASNMANVDTPGYKTQGFDFEQEFARQLTGAGSTGFAQPAAQDVDGLVTRPDGNNVSMDREGIQLAKSQLQFRLGVELLKHEYSTVMSAIHAEAK
- the flgC gene encoding flagellar basal body rod protein FlgC produces the protein MNLFGVMDVSASALKAERVRAEVVAANMANAETTRTADGDPYQRHHVVFEAEGAESFKHSLVNHLGGSGVGSMRLGRSVTADTSVDGGVAVTGVISDASAPLRRYDPQHPDAGPDGYVSYPDINPLTEMVDLMGAQRSYGANASAIQAEKNMVASSLDILK
- the fliE gene encoding flagellar hook-basal body complex protein FliE, translating into MSGASVFSSVAQQVSSIASGVKSEQKRTPDAPFAGVLKTMVDTTNELDRKASETVTGLLNGKGVEIHDAMIATQKADMAFELALQVRNKAVAVYQQMMTMQF
- the fliF gene encoding flagellar basal-body MS-ring/collar protein FliF, coding for MAETEQQQSAGLERAERAGIGVQAGAAGKVMAAVTVLRERLMALPAAKRTWLLAAAAFVAAVGAAMAWYAGRTDWRPLFSGLDAKDMQQVSQELSAAGIQYRMTADGGGIEVPAESVDKARMEVATKGMPQTGRLGFELFDKPNWVGSEFDEKVNYQRALEGELEHTIAALGAVRSARVHLVLPQQSLFTSEERAAKASVVLKLKRASLSEEQVEAIRSLVAGAVENLSPENVALVDADGRANFRPRSKSGMEADVEQAMEAKLVAMLEPLAGRDNVRATVNVSYEEGLEERTDEVYDPNQSATLSLQKSEQTQTQPVKATGVPGTASNSPAGAPAGAVQGSAAAAAPGTPPLLQKEALPVYPQQGYGAGQSIHEENGTYGVSKHVVHTEQAPGRVRRVTAAVVVNDRAMAEGTGKAEHTVWKPRNADEMRRLEQLAEAAVGYDVKRGDQVVVENVSFSSNAPDVKPPVMTQVMEQARALARTQPGLARTAVLGALGVLLVLFVLRPIAGQVTATLREPMLLEKGRETAELGAGASEPELLEPTVPIHASLPVATRAGMKEQLQQKGIFEQVAEHIRREPAQSTRLLEAWIGSGEETEA
- the fliG gene encoding flagellar motor switch protein FliG; this encodes MMAGMQSATTQRMPLMLPEDAGFAPAEIPGLRKAAILLVAVGDELAKTLLQSLSEGDVHRVTEEITRLGEIPAQQLTQVMTEFYGLLETQQYMVRGGPEFALRVLTEAFGATKAESMLAQVKRIRERANSDMAVLQRMDPQQLSKFLETEHPQTIALVLAHVDAKRGSMILMQLAPALRVDVVKRLAEMRQFSSEMAQKVAFVLHRRLEGAGSGRKSYSGFKAVAELLNRVEQTASKGILEEIEQQEPQLAIGIRNLMFTFEDLLTVPPESIREFVAAADKRVIAMALKGSRENLRAHLFKAMSSRAVEMLKEDMEVMGPVRMKDVGLAQQELLALARQLEAEGKMILKMGADDDLAV